From the Thermococcus sp. MV5 genome, the window CTCTTTGAGTGTTTCCTTCTTTGGAATACCTCTCTCATCCCAGCCCCTGAGCTTGTAGTACTCGCTAAGTAAGGCATCATATTTGTCTTTTTCAAGGTGTTCTCCTTTGTGTGGCCCGGTCTTAAGTCCTTCCTTGAACCATCTCTCTGGTGGATAGTCCATCTCTCTGTTCCAGTTGCCATTGTATTCTCTAACCCAGTAAGCCCTGATAAGGGCGTAAACTCTATCAGCTGCTTTGTAAAGATCGTCCCATGTGTATTTAACTCCAGTAATAGCCTCAAGAAGCTTTGGATAGTAGTCTAAGCTGAGCCCAACCTCAACCCATGGAAGTCTGCACGCTGTGAGCATCTCGAATAGACCGCCTCTAAGTCTCTGTAGCTCAATAACTTTAGCAGCCTTTTCTGGATCATAAGTAATCTTGTACTCAACTTTCTGGGCCTTTTCACCCTCAATTGGCGCTGTACCAATCTCCCAAGCAATAACCCAAGCTTCCTTGTGGTGGGCCCCAATAGCACTTGTTCCATAAGCTAAAGCCATTGCTGGGTAGATGAAACAGTTGTAACCGCTTACTTCCAATCCTTTTACGTGCATTGCAAAGTCCTTAGCACCAAGTTTCTCGGCCATTGCCTTAACGCCTTCAGCAGCGAAGTTCCCAAGTTCTGTTCTTCTGTAAGCAATATCCAAAGCTAGTTGTTTGGCCTTCTTGAAGTCACCAAACTCTGGAGCAGCGTCATCTTTTATGAGGCCCTTTTCTTTAGCTTCCATTACATATGAGATTGCCACACCTAGAGATATTGTATCAAGGCCCATCTCATCAGCAATTCTGTTTAGAACTGAAACCTCGTTGAGTTTTCCAAGACCTAGGTTTGAACCAAGTAAAGCAACGTTTTCATAGTCAAGTTCACTCTCTTGGCCCTCTGCATCGAGAACAACATTTCCACATGGCATGTTACAGTAAGGACATCCTCTTTGCTTAACTTTCATACCTTCCATTGTAAAACCATCAATAGAACGAGCAAACTCAAAACTACCATCACTGAAGTTCCTTGTTGGAAGGGCCGAGTTTTCATTGGTCCATTCAAGTGCGGCCATTGTCCCCT encodes:
- the for gene encoding tungsten-containing formaldehyde ferredoxin oxidoreductase, which encodes MKGWWGRILRVDLTNNKVWVQEYSEDVAKNFIGGRGLAAWILWNEAKNVDPLGPDNKLIFASGPFNGLPTPSGGKMVIAAKSPITGGYGDGNLGTMATVHLRKAGYDALVVEGKAKKPVYIYIENDNVSILSAEGLWGKTTFETEKELKEIHGKNVGVLSIGPGGENLVKYAVVISQEGRAAGRPGMGAVMGSKNLKAVVIKGTKEIPVADKEKLRELSQEAYNKILNSPGYPFWHRQGTMAALEWTNENSALPTRNFSDGSFEFARSIDGFTMEGMKVKQRGCPYCNMPCGNVVLDAEGQESELDYENVALLGSNLGLGKLNEVSVLNRIADEMGLDTISLGVAISYVMEAKEKGLIKDDAAPEFGDFKKAKQLALDIAYRRTELGNFAAEGVKAMAEKLGAKDFAMHVKGLEVSGYNCFIYPAMALAYGTSAIGAHHKEAWVIAWEIGTAPIEGEKAQKVEYKITYDPEKAAKVIELQRLRGGLFEMLTACRLPWVEVGLSLDYYPKLLEAITGVKYTWDDLYKAADRVYALIRAYWVREYNGNWNREMDYPPERWFKEGLKTGPHKGEHLEKDKYDALLSEYYKLRGWDERGIPKKETLKEFGLDFVIPELEKVTQLE